In the Klebsiella aerogenes KCTC 2190 genome, one interval contains:
- a CDS encoding phosphohydrolase produces the protein MLLAEWQQRFENWLNTHHAQEDAAHDISHFRRVWSTAQQLVGESGADELVILTACYFHDIVSLAKNHPQRHHSSRMAAQKTRSILQSAFPDFPADRYPAVMHAIEAHSFSAAILPQSVEAKIVQDADRLEALGAIGLARVFAVSGALNTILFDANDPFADQRDLDDKKYALDHFQSKLLRLPETMQTEQGRALASHNAQFLVQFMAKLSAELRGDPLSLDEAVLRRFAPAV, from the coding sequence ATGTTATTAGCTGAATGGCAACAACGATTTGAAAACTGGTTAAATACGCATCATGCACAGGAAGATGCGGCGCATGACATTTCGCACTTTCGCCGCGTCTGGAGTACCGCGCAGCAACTGGTCGGCGAGAGTGGCGCTGACGAGTTGGTTATCCTGACGGCCTGCTACTTTCACGATATTGTCAGCCTGGCTAAAAACCATCCTCAACGTCATCACTCTTCACGGATGGCGGCGCAGAAAACGCGGTCTATCCTGCAAAGCGCTTTCCCCGACTTTCCAGCCGACCGTTATCCTGCTGTTATGCATGCCATTGAAGCACATAGCTTTAGTGCGGCTATACTGCCACAAAGCGTAGAGGCAAAAATTGTCCAGGATGCAGATCGTCTGGAAGCTTTAGGCGCAATTGGCCTGGCGCGTGTCTTTGCTGTTTCCGGCGCGCTAAACACGATTTTGTTTGATGCTAACGACCCCTTTGCTGACCAGCGCGATCTTGATGACAAGAAATATGCTCTCGACCATTTCCAGAGCAAATTGCTCCGTCTGCCTGAGACCATGCAAACGGAGCAGGGAAGAGCTTTGGCGTCGCATAACGCTCAATTTCTGGTGCAATTTATGGCGAAGCTGAGCGCCGA
- the drpB gene encoding cell division protein DrpB: MDTKAKRGPVGKLALWAFYAFCAYFVWAMVRYWWIVGRIQSVPGASIDGEWGSTAGKWIGALLGFLVLGAVGLILGAIAWYTRPPIQVHEQRD, encoded by the coding sequence ATGGACACGAAAGCGAAACGGGGGCCCGTTGGAAAGCTGGCGTTATGGGCTTTTTACGCTTTTTGCGCTTACTTTGTGTGGGCGATGGTACGGTACTGGTGGATAGTGGGGCGGATTCAAAGCGTTCCCGGCGCCAGCATTGATGGTGAATGGGGATCAACGGCGGGCAAATGGATTGGCGCGCTGCTGGGTTTTTTGGTGCTGGGGGCAGTGGGGTTAATCCTTGGGGCGATAGCCTGGTACACGCGTCCCCCTATTCAGGTACATGAACAGCGCGATTAA
- the ompC gene encoding porin OmpC, which translates to MKRKVLAIMLPALLAAGAAHSAEIYNKNGNKLDLYGKVDGLHYFTDDASEDGDQTYVRFGLKGETQINDQLTGYGQWEYNIQANTTEGEGANSWTRLGFAGLKFADYGSLDYGRNYGVIYDVEAWTDVLPEFGGDTYTQTDVFMLGRTNGVATYRNSDFFGLVDGLNFALQYQGNNENAGSGEGTNNGGDRKLARENGDGFGISTSYDFGMGISFGAAYASSDRTNNQVAASASSAYAGGDKADAWTVGAKYDANNIYLAAMYAETRNMTSFGKSTSYLGGGIANKTQNFEVVAQYQFDDYGLPLRPSVAYLQSKGKDLYNSGDKDLVKYVDVGMTYYFNKNMSTYVDYKINLLDEDDYFYRANGIATDDVVALGLVYQF; encoded by the coding sequence ATGAAAAGAAAAGTATTGGCTATTATGCTGCCAGCGTTATTAGCAGCAGGCGCGGCGCACTCTGCGGAAATTTATAATAAAAACGGCAATAAACTGGACCTCTACGGAAAAGTTGACGGCCTGCACTATTTCACTGACGATGCTTCTGAAGATGGCGACCAAACCTACGTACGTTTCGGCCTGAAAGGCGAAACGCAGATCAACGATCAGCTGACCGGCTACGGCCAGTGGGAATACAATATTCAGGCTAACACCACTGAAGGTGAAGGCGCTAACTCCTGGACCCGTCTGGGTTTCGCGGGTCTGAAATTTGCTGATTACGGTTCACTGGACTACGGCCGCAACTACGGCGTTATTTATGATGTTGAAGCCTGGACCGATGTGCTGCCGGAATTCGGCGGCGATACCTACACCCAGACTGACGTCTTCATGCTCGGCCGTACCAACGGCGTGGCGACCTACCGCAACAGCGATTTCTTCGGCCTGGTAGATGGTCTGAACTTTGCCCTGCAGTATCAGGGTAATAACGAAAACGCGGGTTCTGGCGAAGGCACCAATAACGGTGGCGATCGTAAACTGGCGCGTGAAAATGGCGACGGCTTCGGTATCTCTACTTCCTACGATTTCGGTATGGGCATCAGCTTCGGCGCGGCATATGCTTCTTCCGATCGTACCAACAATCAAGTGGCTGCCTCTGCCAGCAGCGCATACGCCGGCGGCGATAAAGCCGATGCCTGGACCGTGGGCGCGAAATACGATGCTAACAACATCTACCTGGCAGCGATGTACGCGGAAACCCGCAACATGACCTCCTTCGGTAAATCCACCAGCTATCTCGGCGGCGGTATTGCCAACAAGACGCAGAACTTCGAAGTCGTTGCCCAGTATCAGTTCGATGATTACGGTTTACCGCTGCGCCCATCCGTTGCATATCTGCAGTCTAAAGGTAAAGACCTGTACAACAGCGGCGACAAAGACCTGGTTAAATACGTTGATGTGGGTATGACTTACTACTTCAACAAAAACATGTCCACCTATGTTGATTACAAAATCAACCTGCTGGACGAAGATGACTACTTCTACCGCGCAAACGGCATCGCCACCGATGACGTTGTCGCGCTGGGTCTGGTCTACCAGTTCTAA